One genomic region from Dermacentor variabilis isolate Ectoservices chromosome 6, ASM5094787v1, whole genome shotgun sequence encodes:
- the LOC142586110 gene encoding endothelin-converting enzyme 1-like → MEKLCVTEDCLHHASLLMRAVEPRINACDDFRAYVCSNWSPQKLRKLLKDFDGSVMEDMVHSWFWGMSTTRKQGSKVFLAGRKPLAMLESCMSNSSMYESRIQLLQTLMAEYLYLYWPKPPGENIDALHILIRLAYILKAPFWFAMRPIMACQGAAEGRWSIVLRPSPLINAHLREYHVVKGRRQPAYVKCRMDFYSAFSNDSAEASEERAIQAEQLEGEFLTALSAAVDALPKHTTVLPISELDTYTPTVSSSLWLFYLQNTLNLTPVLSWRDAALITDKAFFVTVGELFKNYTNKQILKFLGWQFVQHYAPVVDSRFLISKYGDNSTAMSLRTAFCSYHVEMPYRALILSLHFASQITSSVQQMIDDGYKRLVSTAVRLINDSAWLDAESRTVAAEKLASANLRLWPPAAFLDRENIVRTFRHFPDAEAAFRDYWIACTIEMIHISRTPEYEDVLDMPLNYALPYFDYDYVRNVVGAAIGAVAPRLFYRKGTKAMFYGGFGFSAAFQLAKALDEEGVRWNPMGLPVKSILNASSQEAFDDRYSCLATATAGDGTLFPEIPALEIAYTAFLDEVCDPDNTTHISKNLSELKLFFMTICHKTCTRSGITEPFSNSCAIRRLLPKRSAAQ, encoded by the coding sequence ATGGAAAAACTGTGCGTCACAGAGGATTGCCTCCACCACGCAAGCCTCCTCATGCGCGCCGTAGAGCCCAGAATTAACGCCTGCGACGATTTCCGCGCGTACGTTTGCTCGAATTGGTCGCCGCAGAAACTGCGTAAGCTCTTGAAGGACTTCGACGGGTCCGTGATGGAAGACATGGTGCACTCCTGGTTTTGGGGCATGAGTACCACCCGGAAGCAAGGCTCCAAGGTGTTCCTCGCTGGCAGAAAGCCGCTGGCCATGCTAGAGTCTTGCATGAGCAACTCCTCAATGTACGAATCCAGGATACAGCTGTTACAGACACTTATGGCAGAATACTTGTACCTCTACTGGCCTAAACCGCCCGGCGAAAATATCGATGCCCTTCACATACTCATCAGACTCGCCTACATCTTGAAGGCTCCATTCTGGTTTGCAATGCGACCGATCATGGCATGCCAAGGAGCAGCGGAAGGCAGGTGGAGCATCGTCCTCAGACCTTCCCCTCTAATCAACGCGCACCTTCGTGAGTACCACGTTGTGAAAGGCCGTAGGCAGCCTGCCTACGTGAAGTGCCGGATGGATTTCTACAGCGCTTTCTCCAACGACAGTGCAGAAGCCAGCGAGGAGCGTGCAATACAAGCAGAGCAGCTTGAAGGGGAATTTCTGACAGCGCTCAGCGCCGCCGTCGATGCGCTACCAAAACACACCACGGTACTTCCCATCAGCGAACTGGATACATACACGCCGACTGTGAGTTCGTCCCTATGGTTGTTCTACCTGCAGAACACCCTCAACCTCACGCCGGTGCTAAGTTGGCGGGACGCTGCACTCATCACCGACAAAGCGTTCTTCGTTACTGTTGGGGAGCTGTTCAAGAACTACACGAACAAGCAGATCTTGAAGTTCCTCGGATGGCAGTTCGTCCAGCATTACGCACCAGTGGTGGATAGCAGATTTTTGATATCTAAGTATGGTGACAATAGCACAGCCATGAGCCTTCGAACTGCCTTCTGCAGCTACCACGTCGAGATGCCGTACAGGGCGCTCATTCTGTCCCTGCACTTTGCTTCTCAGATAACAAGCAGCGTTCAGCAAATGATCGACGACGGCTACAAGCGCCTTGTGTCGACGGCCGTTCGGCTCATTAACGACTCTGCGTGGCTCGACGCTGAAAGCAGGACGGTGGCTGCCGAAAAGCTCGCCTCTGCCAATTTGCGACTCTGGCCTCCCGCCGCATTCCTCGACAGAGAAAACATAGTAAGGACATTTCGGCACTTCCCAGATGCCGAAGCAGCGTTCAGGGATTACTGGATCGCGTGCACCATAGAAATGATTCATATAAGTAGAACGCCAGAATACGAAGACGTGCTCGACATGCCGCTAAACTATGCGCTTCCCTACTTTGATTATGACTACGTGAGGAACGTAGTTGGTGCGGCAATCGGCGCGGTCGCCCCTCGTTTGTTCTACAGGAAAGGCACCAAGGCCATGTTCTACGGAGGATTCGGGTTCTCAGCGGCATTCCAGCTTGCGAAAGCCCTGGATGAGGAGGGCGTTCGGTGGAATCCAATGGGGCTACCTGTCAAGTCAATTCTGAACGCCTCCTCGCAGGAAGCCTTCGACGACAGGTACAGTTGCCTCGCCACTGCCACCGCAGGCGACGGAACGTTGTTTCCCGAGATACCCGCGCTGGAGATTGCTTACACGGCGTTCCTCGATGAGGTCTGTGATCCTGACAACACGACGCACATCAGCAAGAACCTGAGCGAGTTGAAACTGTTCTTTATGACCATCTGCCACAAGACATGCACGCGAAGCGGCATCACAGAACCTTTCTCGAACTCGTGCGCCATTCGTCGGCTTTTGCCAAAGCGTTCCGCTGCCCAGTAG